In a genomic window of Amycolatopsis japonica:
- a CDS encoding fumarate reductase/succinate dehydrogenase flavoprotein subunit, with the protein MTEVERLSYDVVVIGAGGAGLRAVIEARERGFSVAVVCKSLFGKAHTVMAEGGCAASMGNANSNDNWQVHFRDTMRGGKFLNNWRMAELHAREAPDRVWELETYGALFDRTADGRISQRNFGGHTYPRLAHVGDRTGLELIRTMQQKIVSLQQEDFKETGDYEARIKVFAECTITELLTEDGRISGAFGYWRESGRFILFEAPAVVLATGGIGKSFKVTSNSWEYTGDGHALALRAGATLINMEFVQFHPTGMVWPPSVKGILVTEGVRGDGGVLKNTEDKRFMFEYVPDVFKGQYADSEEEADRWYTDQEKNRRTPDLLPRDEVARAINSEVKAGRGSPHGGVFLDIASRLPAEEIRKRLPSMYHQFKELADVDITKEPMEVGPTCHYVMGGIEVDPDTASSSVPGLFAAGECSGGMHGSNRLGGNSLSDLLVFGRRAGLGAASYVAELKDRPKVSQSDVDAAAAMALAPFDPPGDGVEENPYSLHTELQQSMNDLVGIIRKAEEIERALEKLGELRERIKRVTVEGHRQFNPGWHLAVDLRNMLMVSECVARAALTRTESRGGHTRDDHPGMDAQWRNKLLVCSATAGDNPVVPDIGVEVKAQTPLRQDLLELFELSELGKYYTDEELTSHPGSPA; encoded by the coding sequence ATGACCGAGGTCGAACGGCTCAGCTACGACGTGGTGGTGATCGGTGCCGGCGGTGCCGGCCTCCGCGCGGTCATCGAAGCCCGCGAACGCGGCTTCAGCGTCGCGGTGGTGTGCAAATCGCTCTTCGGCAAGGCACATACCGTGATGGCCGAAGGCGGCTGCGCGGCGTCGATGGGCAACGCGAATTCGAACGACAACTGGCAGGTGCACTTCCGCGACACCATGCGCGGCGGGAAGTTCCTCAACAACTGGCGGATGGCCGAACTCCACGCCAGGGAGGCGCCGGACCGGGTCTGGGAACTGGAGACCTACGGCGCGCTGTTCGACCGCACCGCCGACGGCCGGATCAGCCAGCGCAACTTCGGCGGGCACACGTACCCGCGGCTGGCGCACGTCGGCGACCGCACCGGGCTCGAACTGATCCGCACGATGCAGCAGAAAATCGTTTCGCTGCAACAAGAGGACTTCAAGGAGACCGGTGACTACGAGGCGAGGATCAAGGTCTTCGCCGAATGCACGATCACCGAGCTCCTGACCGAAGACGGCCGGATCTCCGGCGCCTTCGGGTACTGGCGCGAGAGCGGCCGGTTCATCCTGTTCGAGGCGCCGGCGGTGGTGCTGGCGACCGGCGGCATCGGGAAATCCTTCAAGGTCACCTCGAACTCGTGGGAGTACACCGGCGACGGGCACGCGCTGGCGCTGCGGGCCGGGGCGACGCTCATCAACATGGAGTTCGTCCAGTTCCACCCGACGGGCATGGTCTGGCCGCCGAGTGTGAAGGGGATCCTGGTCACCGAAGGCGTCCGAGGTGACGGCGGGGTCCTCAAGAACACCGAGGACAAGCGGTTCATGTTCGAGTACGTCCCCGACGTGTTCAAGGGGCAGTACGCGGACAGCGAAGAGGAAGCCGACCGCTGGTACACCGACCAGGAGAAGAACCGCCGCACGCCGGATCTGCTGCCGCGTGACGAGGTGGCGCGCGCGATCAACTCGGAGGTCAAGGCGGGCCGGGGATCGCCGCACGGCGGGGTCTTCCTCGACATCGCCAGCAGGCTGCCCGCGGAGGAGATCCGCAAACGGCTGCCGTCGATGTACCACCAGTTCAAGGAACTCGCCGACGTCGACATCACGAAGGAACCGATGGAGGTCGGCCCCACCTGTCACTACGTGATGGGCGGGATCGAGGTCGACCCGGACACCGCGTCGTCGAGCGTGCCGGGGCTGTTCGCCGCCGGTGAGTGCTCGGGCGGGATGCACGGGTCGAACCGGCTCGGCGGCAACTCCCTTTCGGATCTGCTCGTCTTCGGCCGTCGTGCGGGCCTCGGCGCCGCGTCCTATGTCGCGGAGCTGAAGGATCGCCCGAAGGTCAGTCAGTCCGATGTGGACGCCGCCGCGGCGATGGCGCTCGCGCCGTTCGACCCGCCGGGTGACGGCGTCGAGGAGAACCCGTACAGCCTGCACACCGAACTGCAGCAGTCGATGAACGACCTGGTCGGCATCATCCGCAAGGCGGAGGAGATCGAGCGGGCGCTGGAGAAGCTCGGCGAGCTGCGCGAGCGGATCAAGCGGGTCACCGTCGAAGGGCACCGGCAGTTCAACCCCGGCTGGCATCTCGCCGTCGACCTGCGGAACATGCTGATGGTCAGCGAATGCGTCGCCAGGGCCGCGCTCACCAGGACCGAGAGCCGGGGCGGGCACACGCGCGACGACCATCCGGGCATGGA
- the edd gene encoding phosphogluconate dehydratase — MSTAPNVHPIIAEVTERVAARSAETRAAYLERVAAAHEEGPVRRGLDCSNLAHGFAAMEGVDKAALRASRAPGVAIVSSYNDMLSAHQPMQEYPALLKGSVRQAGGVAQFAGGVPAMCDGVTQGRPGMELSLFSREVIAMSTAIALSHDMFDAALLLGVCDKIVPGLLIGALSFGHLPTILVPAGPMNSGLPNKEKARVRQLYAEGKATREDLLDAEAASYHSAGTCTFYGTANSNQMVVEVMGLHLPGASFVQPNSPLRRVLTEEAGRRVVKLSRGEEYTPVSRVIDEKAVVNGVIALLATGGSTNHTMHLVAIAAAAGIQLTWDDFSDLSSVIPLLARVYPNGSADINHFHAAGGIQFLVGTLLDAGLLHEDVQTVAGPGLHRYRQEPILSEGELVWRDVPTRSLDEDVLRPAWRPFAADGGLRMVAGNLGRAVIKVSAVAPEHRIVQAPARVFTDQKSFKDAFEAGELDRDVVVVIRQQGPQANGMPELHGLTPALGVLMDRGHQVALLTDGRMSGASGKIPAAIQVTPEAAAGGPIARIADGDVVRLDAKAGTLDVLVGDEELARRELVDSPPSEASWTGTGRELFAALRRAVGPADQGASVFGPLTPEHFGAPAHTLTPVEVTQ, encoded by the coding sequence ATGAGCACCGCCCCGAACGTCCACCCCATCATCGCCGAAGTCACCGAACGCGTCGCCGCCCGCAGCGCCGAAACCCGCGCCGCGTATCTCGAGCGCGTCGCCGCCGCCCACGAGGAAGGGCCGGTGCGGCGGGGCCTCGACTGCAGCAACCTCGCCCACGGCTTCGCCGCGATGGAAGGTGTCGACAAAGCGGCACTGCGCGCCTCGCGGGCGCCGGGCGTCGCGATCGTCTCGTCCTACAACGACATGCTTTCGGCGCACCAGCCGATGCAGGAGTACCCCGCGCTGCTGAAGGGCTCGGTCCGCCAGGCGGGCGGCGTCGCCCAGTTCGCCGGCGGCGTGCCCGCGATGTGCGACGGCGTCACCCAGGGCCGCCCGGGGATGGAGCTGTCGCTGTTCAGCCGCGAGGTGATCGCGATGTCGACCGCGATCGCGCTGTCCCACGACATGTTCGACGCGGCGCTGCTGCTCGGCGTCTGCGACAAGATCGTGCCCGGCCTGCTGATCGGGGCGCTGTCCTTCGGGCACCTCCCGACGATCCTCGTGCCCGCCGGGCCGATGAACTCCGGCCTGCCGAACAAGGAGAAGGCGCGCGTGCGCCAGCTCTACGCCGAGGGCAAGGCGACCCGCGAAGACCTGCTGGACGCCGAAGCGGCTTCGTACCACTCGGCGGGGACGTGCACCTTCTACGGCACGGCCAACTCGAACCAGATGGTCGTCGAGGTGATGGGCCTGCACCTGCCGGGCGCCAGCTTCGTGCAGCCGAACTCGCCGCTGCGGCGGGTGCTCACCGAAGAGGCCGGGCGTCGCGTCGTGAAACTCTCGCGCGGCGAGGAGTACACGCCGGTCTCGCGCGTGATCGACGAGAAGGCCGTCGTCAACGGCGTCATCGCGCTGCTCGCCACGGGCGGTTCGACCAATCACACGATGCACCTCGTCGCGATCGCCGCCGCCGCGGGCATCCAGCTGACCTGGGACGACTTCTCCGATCTGTCGTCGGTGATCCCGCTGCTGGCCCGCGTGTACCCGAACGGCAGCGCGGACATCAACCACTTCCACGCCGCCGGGGGCATCCAGTTCCTGGTCGGCACGTTGCTCGACGCGGGTCTGCTGCACGAGGACGTCCAGACCGTCGCCGGTCCGGGCCTGCACCGCTACCGGCAGGAGCCGATCCTTTCCGAGGGTGAACTGGTCTGGCGCGACGTCCCGACGCGCAGCCTCGACGAGGACGTCCTGCGCCCCGCGTGGCGGCCGTTCGCCGCCGACGGCGGGCTGCGGATGGTCGCGGGCAACCTCGGCCGCGCGGTGATCAAGGTGTCCGCGGTGGCACCGGAACACCGGATCGTGCAGGCCCCGGCGCGGGTCTTCACCGACCAGAAGTCCTTCAAGGACGCTTTCGAGGCCGGCGAGCTGGACCGCGACGTCGTCGTGGTCATCCGGCAGCAGGGTCCCCAGGCCAACGGCATGCCGGAACTGCACGGGCTCACCCCGGCGCTGGGGGTGCTGATGGACCGCGGGCACCAGGTGGCGTTGCTCACCGACGGCCGGATGTCGGGCGCGTCCGGCAAGATCCCCGCGGCGATCCAGGTGACCCCGGAAGCCGCCGCGGGCGGCCCGATCGCGCGGATCGCCGACGGCGACGTCGTCCGCCTCGACGCCAAGGCCGGGACGCTCGACGTCCTCGTGGGTGACGAAGAACTCGCCCGCCGTGAACTGGTGGACTCCCCGCCTTCGGAGGCATCCTGGACCGGCACCGGCCGGGAGCTGTTCGCGGCGCTGCGCCGCGCGGTCGGCCCCGCCGATCAGGGCGCGAGCGTGTTCGGACCGCTCACGCCGGAACACTTCGGCGCTCCGGCGCACACGTTGACCCCTGTGGAGGTAACCCAGTGA
- the eda gene encoding bifunctional 4-hydroxy-2-oxoglutarate aldolase/2-dehydro-3-deoxy-phosphogluconate aldolase: protein MTTGADLLGLSPVMPVVVLDDAADAVPTARALLAGGIGVIELTLRTPAALASIERIAAEVPEIVIGAGTVTAPEHAKQAADAGAKFLVTPGCTDAVLDAAFDTGLPFLPGASTVSEAMRLAERGLTALKFFPAEASGGVAYLKSIGGPLPGLKFCPTGGITVKTAPDYLALSNVGCIGGSWLTPKDALAAKDFGKIEAFAAEASKL, encoded by the coding sequence GTGACCACCGGCGCCGACCTGCTCGGTCTGTCCCCCGTGATGCCCGTCGTCGTGCTCGACGACGCCGCCGACGCCGTGCCCACCGCGCGGGCCCTGCTCGCGGGCGGGATCGGCGTGATCGAGCTGACCCTGCGCACCCCGGCGGCACTCGCCTCGATCGAGCGGATCGCCGCGGAGGTCCCGGAGATCGTCATCGGCGCCGGGACCGTCACGGCGCCCGAACACGCCAAGCAGGCGGCCGACGCAGGCGCGAAGTTCCTGGTGACCCCCGGCTGCACGGACGCCGTGCTGGACGCCGCGTTCGACACCGGCCTGCCGTTCCTGCCGGGCGCGAGCACGGTTTCGGAGGCGATGCGGCTCGCCGAACGCGGGCTGACCGCGCTGAAGTTCTTCCCCGCCGAGGCCAGTGGCGGCGTGGCGTACCTGAAGTCGATCGGCGGGCCGCTGCCCGGGCTGAAGTTCTGCCCGACCGGCGGGATCACCGTGAAGACCGCACCGGACTATCTCGCGCTGTCCAATGTGGGCTGTATCGGCGGTTCCTGGCTGACGCCGAAGGATGCCTTGGCCGCCAAGGACTTCGGGAAGATCGAGGCGTTCGCGGCGGAGGCCTCGAAGCTCTGA
- a CDS encoding GNAT family N-acetyltransferase: MITIEPLKPEDREAWEGLFRAYIAFYERVAPQEVYDRAWREFQTGERMHALGAHVGGELAGIVHFLVHPSTSALTDVCYLQDLFTAPEARGKGVARALIEAVADWARTRECGRVYWHTKESNATARRLYDRVAVNRGFIQYQLPL; this comes from the coding sequence ATGATCACCATCGAGCCCTTGAAGCCTGAAGACCGCGAAGCCTGGGAAGGCCTGTTCCGCGCGTACATCGCCTTCTACGAACGTGTTGCGCCGCAAGAGGTCTACGACCGGGCTTGGCGCGAGTTCCAAACGGGGGAGCGGATGCACGCGCTCGGTGCCCACGTGGGCGGCGAGCTCGCCGGGATCGTGCATTTCCTGGTGCACCCCAGCACTTCCGCGCTCACCGACGTCTGTTACCTGCAGGATCTGTTCACCGCGCCGGAAGCCCGCGGCAAGGGGGTCGCGCGGGCGCTGATCGAGGCCGTCGCGGACTGGGCGCGCACCCGCGAGTGCGGCAGGGTCTACTGGCACACCAAGGAATCCAACGCGACGGCGCGCCGCCTGTACGACCGGGTCGCGGTCAACCGGGGCTTCATCCAGTACCAGTTGCCACTGTGA
- a CDS encoding iron chaperone: MTTTYEGFSAEEKAAMKEHAQDMKKAARRSSAADKAAAAEQDVIAKIAEMSDEDRALAELVHTVVKANAPMLAPKLWYGQPAYALDGKLVCFFQPAAKFKTRYATLGFNDAAQLDDGAMWATAFALTGVTPDVEQRIAALVKQAVS, from the coding sequence ATGACCACGACCTACGAAGGATTCTCGGCCGAAGAGAAGGCCGCGATGAAGGAACACGCCCAGGACATGAAGAAGGCGGCGCGTCGCAGCTCGGCGGCCGACAAAGCGGCGGCCGCGGAACAGGACGTGATCGCGAAGATCGCCGAGATGTCCGATGAGGACCGGGCGCTGGCGGAGCTGGTCCACACCGTCGTGAAGGCCAACGCCCCGATGCTCGCGCCGAAACTCTGGTACGGCCAGCCCGCCTACGCGCTGGACGGCAAGCTCGTCTGCTTCTTCCAGCCCGCGGCCAAGTTCAAGACGCGGTACGCGACGCTCGGCTTCAACGACGCGGCTCAGCTGGACGACGGCGCGATGTGGGCGACCGCCTTCGCACTGACAGGCGTCACGCCCGATGTGGAGCAGCGCATCGCCGCCCTGGTGAAGCAAGCCGTCAGCTGA
- a CDS encoding VOC family protein encodes MNFIDAITLEVADTEAAERFYTTAFRLGPELRFRASQEPSTGFRGYTLSLTVSQPANADALIDAAVAAGATVIKPAAKSMWGYGGTVQAPDGAIWKIATSAKKNTAPATREIDAIVLLLGVADVAASKKFYVEHGLTVGKSFGRVYVEFEAGSSPVKLALYKRKALAKDAGVSPEGTGSHRIAICGAAPFTDPDGFAWETSALAAQS; translated from the coding sequence ATGAACTTCATCGACGCCATCACCCTCGAAGTGGCCGACACCGAGGCCGCCGAACGCTTCTACACCACCGCCTTCAGGCTCGGCCCCGAGCTTCGCTTCCGGGCGTCGCAGGAGCCCTCCACCGGCTTCCGCGGCTACACCCTTTCCCTCACGGTTTCCCAGCCCGCCAACGCGGACGCGCTCATCGACGCCGCCGTCGCCGCCGGGGCGACCGTGATCAAGCCCGCCGCGAAGTCGATGTGGGGTTACGGCGGAACCGTCCAGGCACCGGACGGCGCGATCTGGAAGATCGCCACCTCGGCGAAGAAGAACACCGCGCCGGCCACCCGCGAGATCGACGCCATCGTGCTCCTGCTGGGCGTCGCCGATGTGGCCGCGAGCAAGAAGTTCTACGTCGAGCACGGCCTCACCGTCGGGAAGAGCTTCGGCCGCGTGTACGTCGAGTTCGAAGCCGGGTCGAGCCCCGTGAAGCTGGCGCTGTACAAGCGCAAGGCGCTGGCCAAGGACGCCGGCGTGTCCCCCGAGGGCACCGGCTCGCACCGCATCGCGATCTGCGGTGCCGCCCCGTTCACCGACCCGGACGGATTCGCCTGGGAGACCTCGGCGCTCGCCGCCCAGTCCTGA
- a CDS encoding regulatory protein RecX: protein MDPAELPPDERRKKAKEICFDLLAARPRSTEELRQALKRKGFDEETTETLLGKLDQAGLINDAEFAEMWVRSRHANMGLARTALVAELKRKGIDGDIAVQAAEEVDREAEEQRARELVRKRMRSLGNVDEQTAIRRLLGFLARKGYPQGLAYTVIRDELREFGAESALLDDATLD from the coding sequence GTGGATCCGGCGGAGCTGCCGCCGGACGAGCGGAGGAAGAAGGCCAAGGAGATCTGCTTCGATCTCCTGGCCGCGCGCCCGCGTTCCACGGAGGAACTGCGTCAGGCCCTCAAACGCAAGGGCTTCGACGAGGAGACGACGGAGACCCTGCTCGGTAAGCTGGACCAGGCAGGGCTCATCAACGACGCCGAGTTCGCCGAGATGTGGGTGCGTTCCCGCCATGCCAACATGGGCCTGGCACGGACCGCCCTCGTAGCCGAACTCAAACGCAAAGGAATCGATGGGGATATCGCCGTCCAGGCCGCCGAAGAGGTGGACCGAGAGGCAGAGGAGCAGCGCGCCCGAGAGCTGGTACGGAAGCGCATGCGCTCCTTGGGCAACGTCGACGAGCAGACGGCGATCCGCCGCCTGCTGGGCTTCCTCGCCCGCAAGGGCTATCCCCAAGGGCTGGCCTACACCGTGATCCGCGACGAACTCCGCGAGTTCGGCGCCGAGTCGGCACTGCTGGACGACGCCACCCTCGACTGA
- the recA gene encoding recombinase RecA, with the protein MAPAAPDKDKALELALAQIDKQYGKGSVMRLGEEGRAPIEVIPTGAIALDVALGIGGLPRGRVIEIYGPESSGKTTVALHAVANAQKNGGIAAFIDAEHALDPEYAKKLGVDTDALLVSQPDTGEQALEIADMLIRSGALDILVIDSVAALVPRAEIEGEMGDNHVGLQARLMSQALRKMTGAMNNSGTTAIFINQLREKIGVMFGSPETTTGGKALKFYASVRLDVRRIETLKDGGEPVGNRTRVKVVKNKVAPPFKQAEFDILYGKGVSREGSLIDMGVDQGILRKSGAWYTYEGDQLGQGKENARKFLLDNPDIANEIEKRIKEKLGIGAAVDAEAAPAPVDF; encoded by the coding sequence ATGGCACCAGCAGCACCCGACAAGGACAAGGCGCTCGAACTGGCCCTCGCCCAGATCGACAAGCAGTACGGCAAGGGCTCGGTCATGCGCCTCGGCGAAGAGGGCCGCGCGCCGATCGAGGTCATCCCCACCGGTGCCATCGCACTCGACGTCGCGCTCGGGATCGGCGGCCTGCCCCGCGGCCGGGTCATCGAGATCTACGGTCCGGAGTCCTCCGGTAAGACCACCGTCGCCCTGCACGCGGTCGCCAACGCGCAGAAGAACGGCGGCATCGCCGCGTTCATCGACGCGGAGCACGCGCTGGACCCGGAGTACGCCAAGAAGCTCGGCGTCGACACCGACGCGCTGCTGGTCTCCCAGCCGGACACCGGTGAGCAGGCGCTCGAGATCGCGGACATGCTGATCCGTTCCGGCGCGCTCGACATCCTGGTCATCGACTCGGTCGCCGCGCTCGTGCCGCGCGCCGAGATCGAGGGCGAGATGGGTGACAACCACGTCGGCCTGCAGGCCCGGCTGATGAGCCAGGCGCTGCGGAAGATGACCGGTGCGATGAACAACTCCGGCACCACCGCGATCTTCATCAACCAGCTGCGCGAGAAGATCGGCGTCATGTTCGGCTCTCCGGAGACCACGACCGGTGGTAAGGCGCTGAAGTTCTACGCGTCGGTCCGCCTGGACGTCCGCCGGATCGAGACGCTGAAGGACGGCGGCGAGCCCGTCGGCAACCGCACCCGCGTCAAGGTCGTGAAGAACAAGGTCGCGCCGCCCTTCAAGCAGGCCGAGTTCGACATCCTCTACGGCAAGGGTGTCTCCCGCGAGGGTTCGTTGATCGACATGGGTGTCGACCAGGGCATCCTGCGCAAGTCCGGCGCCTGGTACACCTACGAGGGCGACCAGCTGGGCCAGGGCAAGGAGAACGCCCGCAAGTTCCTGCTGGACAACCCGGACATCGCCAACGAGATCGAGAAGCGCATCAAGGAGAAGCTCGGCATCGGTGCCGCCGTCGACGCCGAAGCCGCCCCCGCGCCGGTCGACTTCTGA
- a CDS encoding DUF3046 domain-containing protein — MRITVFRRLMADEFGPGRAETLSRDHVFGELGGRTVEQALDAGTSAKDVWRAVCDAFEVPPERR; from the coding sequence ATGCGTATCACGGTCTTCCGGCGGCTGATGGCCGACGAATTCGGTCCAGGACGTGCGGAAACCCTCTCCAGGGATCACGTCTTCGGCGAACTCGGGGGCCGGACCGTCGAACAGGCCCTCGACGCGGGAACCTCGGCCAAGGACGTCTGGCGGGCGGTCTGCGACGCCTTCGAGGTCCCACCCGAGCGGCGCTGA
- a CDS encoding Hsp70 family protein has translation MRILSVDLGTSNTVAVLSAHGRPPRVVEVDGSANMPSAVFATEDGTIMVGRDAERRARLDPTRFEPNPKRRIDEQTLLLGTDVIPVTEVLAAILRRVLDETTRQLGGELPDEVRLTHPAQWGQTRRNVLLSAARLAGMGGNLVLVPEPVAAAAHFASFPGKTLAPGQALAVYDLGAGTFDVAIVGATPNGGFTVVAEDGLPDLGGLDVDQALLVHVGREVSHRDPQRWQRVLRPESTPDRRTRRALQEDVKAAKEALSRHPQTEVPMPEPFEDVLVTRGELEALVRPSMLRSVELMSRVVRSAGMTPDRLAGIYLVGGSSRLPLVGSLIAEKLGVVPGSLDQPETAVALGAQHVASDGISSRTQGVEGQVAAGTGAHQVGPGASGPYAPPQQVASIPGYSGGGPGQSGGFPQSGYPNSGPQQAQQPAPTNFPTYSLAGQTAAEKAPASKKKPLVIGAIVAVVVLLAAGLTFFLTSSSSTTYTADECKVPGAADDKGLTGCLRQLAGKIADTGDCKPGMGNGPAKPAEDLGVTSTCSAPGRAGTQVTYLQSDSADKLKAYTDGLLKAAGGDRTEAKWVGNALEGQYSSAAGRNAAVLVFTVTDRPLVGFIYQVPAEGQTPTPGELADYFEKSVQPGE, from the coding sequence GTGCGGATCCTGTCGGTGGACCTCGGGACGTCCAACACCGTGGCCGTCCTATCGGCGCACGGGAGGCCGCCGCGGGTGGTCGAGGTCGACGGTTCGGCCAACATGCCGTCCGCGGTGTTCGCCACCGAGGACGGCACGATCATGGTCGGCCGCGACGCCGAACGCCGGGCCCGGCTCGACCCAACCCGCTTCGAGCCCAACCCCAAACGCCGGATCGACGAGCAGACGCTGCTGCTGGGCACGGACGTCATCCCGGTCACCGAGGTGCTGGCCGCGATCCTGCGCCGCGTCCTCGACGAGACCACCCGCCAGCTCGGCGGCGAACTGCCCGACGAGGTCCGGCTCACCCACCCCGCGCAGTGGGGGCAGACCCGCCGCAACGTGCTGCTGTCCGCCGCCCGGCTCGCCGGGATGGGCGGCAACCTCGTGCTCGTCCCCGAGCCGGTCGCCGCGGCCGCGCATTTCGCGTCGTTCCCCGGCAAGACGCTCGCGCCGGGGCAGGCGCTCGCCGTGTACGACCTCGGTGCCGGCACTTTCGACGTCGCGATCGTCGGCGCGACCCCGAACGGCGGCTTCACCGTCGTCGCCGAAGACGGCCTTCCCGACCTCGGTGGTCTCGACGTCGACCAGGCGCTGCTGGTGCACGTCGGTCGCGAGGTCTCGCACCGGGATCCCCAGCGCTGGCAGCGGGTTTTGCGGCCCGAGTCCACTCCGGACCGTCGTACGCGGCGCGCGCTGCAGGAGGACGTGAAGGCGGCGAAGGAAGCCCTTTCGCGGCACCCGCAGACCGAGGTTCCGATGCCGGAGCCGTTCGAGGACGTCCTTGTCACGCGAGGCGAACTCGAAGCGCTGGTGCGGCCGTCGATGCTGCGCAGTGTCGAGCTGATGTCGCGGGTGGTCCGCTCGGCGGGTATGACCCCCGACCGGCTCGCCGGTATCTACCTCGTCGGCGGTTCGAGCCGTCTCCCGCTGGTCGGCAGCCTGATCGCGGAGAAGCTCGGCGTCGTCCCCGGCAGCCTCGACCAGCCCGAGACCGCGGTGGCGCTCGGCGCCCAGCACGTCGCTTCCGACGGCATCAGCTCGCGTACGCAGGGCGTCGAAGGGCAGGTCGCGGCGGGAACCGGGGCGCATCAGGTCGGCCCCGGCGCGTCGGGACCGTACGCGCCGCCGCAGCAGGTCGCGTCGATCCCCGGCTACTCGGGCGGGGGGCCCGGACAGTCCGGGGGCTTCCCCCAGTCAGGTTATCCGAACAGCGGTCCGCAGCAGGCGCAGCAGCCCGCGCCGACGAATTTCCCGACGTACTCCCTCGCCGGGCAGACCGCCGCCGAGAAGGCGCCCGCGAGCAAGAAGAAGCCGCTCGTCATCGGAGCCATCGTGGCCGTGGTCGTGCTGCTCGCCGCCGGGCTCACGTTCTTCCTGACGTCCTCTTCGTCGACGACCTACACGGCTGACGAGTGCAAGGTGCCCGGCGCGGCCGACGACAAGGGCCTCACCGGATGCCTTCGCCAGCTCGCGGGGAAGATCGCCGACACCGGGGACTGCAAACCCGGCATGGGCAACGGGCCGGCGAAACCGGCGGAAGACCTCGGCGTGACGTCGACCTGCTCGGCCCCGGGCCGCGCCGGGACCCAGGTGACCTATCTGCAGAGCGACTCGGCGGACAAGCTCAAGGCCTACACCGACGGACTGCTCAAAGCGGCCGGCGGGGACCGCACCGAGGCCAAATGGGTCGGCAACGCGCTGGAAGGCCAGTACTCCTCGGCCGCCGGGCGGAACGCCGCCGTGCTGGTGTTCACCGTGACCGACCGGCCGCTGGTCGGCTTCATCTACCAGGTGCCCGCCGAAGGACAGACCCCGACGCCGGGTGAGCTGGCCGATTACTTCGAGAAGAGCGTCCAGCCGGGCGAATAG